A region of Arabidopsis thaliana chromosome 5, partial sequence DNA encodes the following proteins:
- the EMB1241 gene encoding Co-chaperone GrpE family protein (embryo defective 1241 (EMB1241); FUNCTIONS IN: copper ion binding; INVOLVED IN: protein folding, embryo development ending in seed dormancy; LOCATED IN: thylakoid, chloroplast; EXPRESSED IN: 25 plant structures; EXPRESSED DURING: 14 growth stages; CONTAINS InterPro DOMAIN/s: GrpE nucleotide exchange factor (InterPro:IPR000740), GrpE nucleotide exchange factor, coiled-coil (InterPro:IPR013805), GrpE nucleotide exchange factor, head (InterPro:IPR009012); BEST Arabidopsis thaliana protein match is: Co-chaperone GrpE family protein (TAIR:AT1G36390.2); Has 8394 Blast hits to 8358 proteins in 2682 species: Archae - 138; Bacteria - 5138; Metazoa - 231; Fungi - 167; Plants - 159; Viruses - 7; Other Eukaryotes - 2554 (source: NCBI BLink).), translating to MAGLLKTPSLHLTPTLLHAPSVPFKPFCVSFAGGRNVSVSLSRRASLRSVSSGYPLRLLNLVPFASGEAETTETEVESNEPEVQETDGAVDVENENASAEEGEAEEEEAAVITALLKSYKEALADNNEGKIAEIEASLKSIEDEKFLLADKVASLSNELSVERDRLIRISADFDNFRKRTERERLNLVSNAQGEVVENLLAVLDNFERAKSQIKVETEGEEKVTNSYQSIYKQFVEILGSLGVIHVETVGKQFDPMLHEAIMREDSAEYEEGIVLEEYRKGFLLGERLLRPSMVKVSAGPGPEKPLEAEGEEATAQGSAEEESSSS from the exons ATGGCCGGTCTACTCAAAACGCCGTCTTTACATCTCACACCAACTCTTCTTCATGCTCCTTCTGTACCCTTTAAGCCCTTTTGCGTATCTTTCGCCGGAGGAAGAAACGTTAGCGTCTCACTCTCTCGCCGAGCTTCTCTCCGGTCTGTCTCTAGCGGCTATCCTCTCCGCTTACTAAACCTCGTACCCTTTGCTTCGGGAGAAGCTGAGACGACGGAGACGGAGGTGGAATCGAACGAACCCGAAGTTCAG GAGACGGATGGTGCTGTTGATGTCGAGAATGAAAATGCCAGTGCTGAGGAGGGTgaagctgaggaagaagaagcagctgTTATCACAGCGTTGCTGAAATCCTATAAAGAAGCTTTAGCAGACAACAACGAGGGGAAGATTGCTGAGATAGAAGCATCTTTAAAGTCcatagaagatgaaaaatttCTGCTTGCGGATAAAGTAGCGTCTTTATCCAATGAGTTATCGGTGGAGAGGGATCGGCTTATAAGAATCAGTGCAGATTTCGACAACTTCAGGAAGAGGACTGAGAGGGAAAGGCTAAACCTTGTTTCAAATGCTCAAGGAGAGGTTGTAGAGAATCTTTTGGCTGTTTTGGATAATTTCGAGAGAGCTAAATCCCAAATTAAGGTGGAGACTGAGGGAGAAGAGAAAGTCACTAATAGCTATCAGAGCATATACAAACAGTTTGTAGAAATTCTGGGATCACTTGGTGTTATCCATGTGGAGACAGTCGGCAAGCAGTTTGATCCAATG CTACATGAGGCAATAATGAGAGAAGACTCTGCGGAATACGAAGAGGGTATAGTACTAGAAGAATACAGGAAAGGTTTCTTGCTAGGTGAAAGGCTTTTACGTCCTTCAATGGTGAAAGTATCAGCTGGACCTGGACCAGAAAAGCCCCTTGAAgctgaaggagaagaagccaCAGCACAAGGAAGcgcagaagaagaatcatcttcatcttgA
- a CDS encoding alpha/beta-Hydrolases superfamily protein (alpha/beta-Hydrolases superfamily protein; FUNCTIONS IN: hydrolase activity; LOCATED IN: endomembrane system; CONTAINS InterPro DOMAIN/s: Alpha/beta hydrolase fold-1 (InterPro:IPR000073); BEST Arabidopsis thaliana protein match is: alpha/beta-Hydrolases superfamily protein (TAIR:AT5G17780.1); Has 1807 Blast hits to 1807 proteins in 277 species: Archae - 0; Bacteria - 0; Metazoa - 736; Fungi - 347; Plants - 385; Viruses - 0; Other Eukaryotes - 339 (source: NCBI BLink).): MITSSFSEKCTSVINGAPSWAVFFLFDLLDYFLCIVFRFLDEVMEEKSESCHCNNPREKTHFAEYEFLSETLYRRRNVFRQAGFLRFANKLPEITKKIGIVTFLRKFLFPHTMNKVSHEVANRWSDCGCKTCVSWINTDKLNVIVKQPSISDLSISNKPVENVIFVHGFLASSSFWTNTVFKYLPETTEGTNYRFFAIDLLGFGDSPKPRASQYSLKEHVEMIEKSVILPNNLTSFHVVAHSMGCIIGIALAAKFSDSVKSVALVAPPYFADSKGGASCAALDVVAKKKLWPPASFFTAMMCWYEHIGRGVCLVFCRHHRTWERIIKIVTWRRKLPTAIMDFTKHTHQSGWHSMHNVICGGAKFTDKHLETLIKSGVKINVMQGDKDVVVPIDCLSNMKGKFPAVEVEVIAGTDHSTVIMSRREVFAANLVSLWATSEKKQKV; this comes from the exons ATGATTACTTCGAGTTTCTCAGAAAAATGTACATCAGTTATTAACGGAGCTCCAAGTTGGGCggtcttctttctttttgaccTCCTCGactattttctttgtatcGTTTTCAGATTCCTCGACGAAGTTATGGAAGAAAAATCAGAGTCTTGTCATTGTAATAACCCTCGAGAGAAAACACATTTTGCAGAATACGAGTTCCTTTCGGAGACTCTCTATCGGAGGAGAAACGTTTTCCGACAGGCCGGTTTTCTCCGGTTTGCGAATAAACTCCCTGAGATAACCAAGAAAATAGGTATCGTTACTTTCCtgagaaaatttctttttcctcatACAATGAACAAAGTCTCTCATGAGGTTGCAAACCGGTGGTCTGATTGTGGTTGCAAGACTTGTGTTTCTTGGATCAACACTGATAAACTTAACGTAATCGTCAAGCAACCTTCAATATCAG ATTTGTCGATAAGCAACAAACCGGTAGAGAACGTTATTTTCGTACACGGATTTTTGGCATCTTCATCGTTTTGGACCAACACAGTGTTCAAATATCTACCAGAGACCACCGAGGGAACTAACTACAGATTCTTTGCTATCGATCTTCTTGGATTTGGAGACAGCCCGAAACCAAGAGCCAGTCAGTATTCGTTGAAAGAACATGTCGAAATGATCGAAAAATCGGTTATTTTACCAAATAATTTGACTTCATTCCATGTTGTCGCACACTCCATGGGATGCATCATTGGAATAGCCTTAGCTGCAAAATTCTCCGACAGCGTCAAGTCTGTCGCATTAGTAGCTCCC cCGTATTTTGCTGATTCAAAAGGAGGAGCAAGTTGTGCTGCTCTTGATGTGGTCGCTAAGAAGAAACTTTGGCCACCAGCTTCGTTTTTCACGGCGATGATGTGTTGGTATGAACACATTGGCCGTGGCGTTTGCTTGGTCTTTTGTAGGCACCACCGTACATGGGAGAGGATCATCAAAATTGTAACTTGGAGAAG GAAACTACCGACAGCGATAATGGATTTTACAAAGCACACACATCAATCAGGATGGCATAGCATGCACAATGTAATATGCGGAGGAGCGAAATTCACGGATAAACACCTTGAAACTTTGATAAAATCCGGTGTTAAAATCAATGTGATGCAAGGGGATAAAGATGTTGTTGTTCCTATTGATTGTCTATCGAACATGAAAGGAAAGTTCCCTGCGGTTGAAGTCGAGGTTATCGCTGGGACTGATCATAGTACGGTCATAATGAGTAGGAGAGAGGTCTTTGCTGCAAACCTTGTAAGTTTGTGGGCTACTTccgaaaagaaacaaaaggtaTAG
- the EMB1241 gene encoding Co-chaperone GrpE family protein (embryo defective 1241 (EMB1241); FUNCTIONS IN: copper ion binding; INVOLVED IN: protein folding, embryo development ending in seed dormancy; LOCATED IN: thylakoid, chloroplast, chloroplast stroma; EXPRESSED IN: 25 plant structures; EXPRESSED DURING: 14 growth stages; CONTAINS InterPro DOMAIN/s: GrpE nucleotide exchange factor (InterPro:IPR000740), GrpE nucleotide exchange factor, coiled-coil (InterPro:IPR013805), GrpE nucleotide exchange factor, head (InterPro:IPR009012); BEST Arabidopsis thaliana protein match is: Co-chaperone GrpE family protein (TAIR:AT1G36390.2); Has 30201 Blast hits to 17322 proteins in 780 species: Archae - 12; Bacteria - 1396; Metazoa - 17338; Fungi - 3422; Plants - 5037; Viruses - 0; Other Eukaryotes - 2996 (source: NCBI BLink).), producing the protein MAGLLKTPSLHLTPTLLHAPSVPFKPFCVSFAGGRNVSVSLSRRASLRSVSSGYPLRLLNLVPFASGEAETTETEVESNEPEETDGAVDVENENASAEEGEAEEEEAAVITALLKSYKEALADNNEGKIAEIEASLKSIEDEKFLLADKVASLSNELSVERDRLIRISADFDNFRKRTERERLNLVSNAQGEVVENLLAVLDNFERAKSQIKVETEGEEKVTNSYQSIYKQFVEILGSLGVIHVETVGKQFDPMLHEAIMREDSAEYEEGIVLEEYRKGFLLGERLLRPSMVKVSAGPGPEKPLEAEGEEATAQGSAEEESSSS; encoded by the exons ATGGCCGGTCTACTCAAAACGCCGTCTTTACATCTCACACCAACTCTTCTTCATGCTCCTTCTGTACCCTTTAAGCCCTTTTGCGTATCTTTCGCCGGAGGAAGAAACGTTAGCGTCTCACTCTCTCGCCGAGCTTCTCTCCGGTCTGTCTCTAGCGGCTATCCTCTCCGCTTACTAAACCTCGTACCCTTTGCTTCGGGAGAAGCTGAGACGACGGAGACGGAGGTGGAATCGAACGAACCCGAA GAGACGGATGGTGCTGTTGATGTCGAGAATGAAAATGCCAGTGCTGAGGAGGGTgaagctgaggaagaagaagcagctgTTATCACAGCGTTGCTGAAATCCTATAAAGAAGCTTTAGCAGACAACAACGAGGGGAAGATTGCTGAGATAGAAGCATCTTTAAAGTCcatagaagatgaaaaatttCTGCTTGCGGATAAAGTAGCGTCTTTATCCAATGAGTTATCGGTGGAGAGGGATCGGCTTATAAGAATCAGTGCAGATTTCGACAACTTCAGGAAGAGGACTGAGAGGGAAAGGCTAAACCTTGTTTCAAATGCTCAAGGAGAGGTTGTAGAGAATCTTTTGGCTGTTTTGGATAATTTCGAGAGAGCTAAATCCCAAATTAAGGTGGAGACTGAGGGAGAAGAGAAAGTCACTAATAGCTATCAGAGCATATACAAACAGTTTGTAGAAATTCTGGGATCACTTGGTGTTATCCATGTGGAGACAGTCGGCAAGCAGTTTGATCCAATG CTACATGAGGCAATAATGAGAGAAGACTCTGCGGAATACGAAGAGGGTATAGTACTAGAAGAATACAGGAAAGGTTTCTTGCTAGGTGAAAGGCTTTTACGTCCTTCAATGGTGAAAGTATCAGCTGGACCTGGACCAGAAAAGCCCCTTGAAgctgaaggagaagaagccaCAGCACAAGGAAGcgcagaagaagaatcatcttcatcttgA